The genomic window GCAGCATGATCCTCTACTTCTTCATCTTCAGAAACAATTGGTTCTTCCTCCCAAAACTCAGAAGGTTCTAAGTTAGCTGCACAAAAGTGCTCTGCAGTATCAGTGCCAGCCTCATCTTCACCCCTACACCAAGCTTTGTAAGAAATCTTCTCCCCTCTGTAATCACCCCTAAAGAACTCAAAATCTGAAGATGATTTGTCATCTtcaacttcatcttcttcctctggtacatcttcttcttcttcatctgcttcttcttctgcatcttcttcttccatgactGTTTTCCCCTTGTTCAAATTGTTGCTTTGCTGTGTGTTCATGTAGGGCTCATCAGGGGTTAAAGCTGGCAAACTAGCACTAGAGGCAGGGTACAAAACACCTTCTTGTGAAACTCTGTAAACAACAGGTTCACCAACATGATCAATGGGGATCTGTTCCTCATCTGCTGGGCTTGGATCAGTAGCTTTTCTGACACTGATGTTCAGTACCTTCTTATCAACAAATAAGTCAAGCATTGACTCTAATGCCTCCTCACTATCCAGGGCCTCCACACCCTCCAGCCCCTTTCCCTCTTTCTTTACATAAGTCAGAAATGCATCCATGCCATAGCCATCCAACTCAACCAATGATAATATGGTCAGATAACTGATATCTGAGGAAACTGAATACTTTTTCTCCATATTATCTATTCCTTGAAAATGTAGCCTCAAGTCCCAAATCTCTTCATCTAAGTTGTATGATTAAATTGACAAACAACAATTTTTTAAGTCACTGAACATTACTGAACTTTCTTCTAATTACAGTAAATGCACTAACCAAATGAACTAACGAAATACACTTTCTTATACACTGACTTAACCAATAAAATATAGTAGCATGCCAAGAACAAACAATTACTAACCCTAGTTCTAATTTGAACTAAAGCACCCAAAAATTTTAACTAAAGGACCCAGAAACATTGACCAGTGCTTACCTCACTCCACCAAAGGACGACGCCCAATGGTGGCCGCCTGTTGGATCAGCGTGGATGCGCTTCGCCACAGCCCTAGCCGCGCGGACTTCCGGATCTGAGCTCGCCGGATCCACATGAGCCGCGGGCGGTGATGGCTGCTGCGACCGCTGCGTCGGGAAGCTCGAGCTGCCTAGCCATTTGTCCACCTCTGAGTGTCCACCACCCTCCTGGCCGGTGCCGCCTTGGCTCAatacctcgccgccgacgacattTGGCTGCGCGGCCGCCATCGCCCACCTAGGTCACtgcgggggagaggagggggagagggggggagtgagagagtgtgtggccTGACCGACTACTTTGGTTCCGACCGGACCGAACGGGTTAACGGCCGTTAACGGCCGCGCCGTGAGCGCGCGTGGCCATGTGGGCTGACAGATGGGCCCGATCCGTCAGAAAAACGGTTAAATCGCTAGTCACCGAgggtttgggttttttgaaacagcggaCCGCGCGTTTGGTAGctttctgagaaaaattaaaaagtggtagttttttggaaccaaagcctgtaaactagtagttttatgctatttactctctCTATGACACATGGTACATTATCTCCTTGTACTTAGCTCAAGAAGTATATTACTGACCATCTGTTACCAACACCAAGTTATATGCAACTCACGCATAATTACAGTTCTATTTCTACTACATATCTGGTATATTATCCTTATTGCCGTTAACTCAAGAAGTATATGATCTTCTGTTCTAGGAGATATGATAGCAGAAGGTGGTTTCATTCGCCCTCTAGCCGCAAGCAGTAATCTACCTTTACCTTGTTCAGCTTCACTACCACCTTGTCCATGGCGGTTCTTTCATCAGGCATCGTTGATGAGCACTGTAAACTCAACTCTATTACAGATGCAAGGCATGTGTTGAGAATGATAGACTGCTCTCTCGACGCGCTTTCATCGCCAGCATGGCAATCACTCTTGATTCCTTGTGATAGAACTTTGTTGTCGACAACATCTATAAGCCTGGTTGGAAATGCTTCAGTAACCCATTGCCGCAAGCTGAGCTCCTCACCGAACAGCGGGCCAGTGGGTCTTTTCCCCGTGAAGACCTCCAGCATCATGATCCCATAGCTGAACACATCGCTCATGCGTGATGCTTTACCAGTTGATCCATACGCTGTTCATTACGCACATGAAAACATAAcggaaaataaagaaaaaaattcttcattTGTAAACGTTTGGTTTGTTGAAAAGATAGGTAAGTTCAATACCTGGTGCCATGTAGCCAATTGTTCCGGGCATGTTTGTCAACGCAATGGAGTTATCATCACCCAACAACAACTTGGCAATGCCAAAGTCAGCGATGTGCGCAGTCATGTCTGCGTCCAGCAATACATTGCTAGGCTTCAGATCACAATGAAGAACAACCTCGGTGTGCTGGTGGTGGAGGTACTCCATCGCCATCGCTACATCTAGCATAATTTCTAACCTCTTGAGGAACCCCAAACCCTGAGGGCTGTTGCTTGAGTGCAGCCAACTATCCAAACTCCCATTTGGCATGTACTGGAGCACCAGGGCCTTGAATTCAAAGTTGGAGCAAGTGCTAAGTATTTTCACTAGGTTCCGGTGACGGGCCATGCGCAGAGCACGACACTCTGCATCAAAACTCACAGAGGCTCCTTCATGTTGCATGCTGAGCACCTTTACTGCAACAATTGATTCGTCATCCAGTTGTCCCTTGAAGACTTTGCCAAAGTTCCCAGATCCAAGCAGATTGTCCTCACTGAAGTTTTCTGTAGCACGAACAAGCTCGTGGAATGATATTAACCGGTAGTTGATTATGTTGGACTCCGAGGGAACTGATGTCCTTTTGCACTTTTTGATCTTTGTTCTGATTAATATGCACAAGCAGGTAGCCAAAATTGCAACTCCCCCGGCTACAGGAAGTATAATTTTTATCAACGATTCCGGTGATTTATGATGGCTCTGGCAGGGTGAAATGCCTAGACGTGAGGGGCCCCAAAGAGCATCGTTTCCTCTCAAAGACTGGAGTGTGATGTTTGAGAAAATTCCTCTATCCGGTATCGGACCATCTGGTTTATTGAAAGAGAGGTTCAGGCTAGTGAGGAAGGTCAGATTGGCCAGTGACTTTGGTATGGTACCCCGAAGGGAATTGTATGA from Triticum aestivum cultivar Chinese Spring chromosome 3B, IWGSC CS RefSeq v2.1, whole genome shotgun sequence includes these protein-coding regions:
- the LOC123070496 gene encoding probable LRR receptor-like serine/threonine-protein kinase At3g47570, producing the protein MSMLRIFGLGNNNLFGSLPGNKSFNLPMLQKLGLSWNHFTGPIQPALARSNKLELLSISINNFTGPVPAWLATMPRLSTILLSANNLVGKIPVELSNHTDLVMLDLSVNQLEGEIPPQIGYLRNLNYLSFSTNLLTGKIPESIGNISSIKTLDLTLNAFTGSVPTTFGNVRSLTGLYVDGNKLSRKLNFLHALSNCKNLSTLGISSNSFAGSIPDYLGNLTSQLQYFIASSNSLTGNIPDTIANLSSLTTIDLDGNQLSGTIPVSITTLNNLQELNLANNTLTGAIPEEISRLTRLVRLYLDKNQLSGSIPSTMGNLSELQYMTSSLNSLSSTIPFSLWRLSKLISLNLAYNMLTGPLPRDVSQVKQIAQMDLSSNLMTGGLPDSLGRLQMLTYLNLSNNSFEEQIPSSFGELVSIETMDLSYNSLRGTIPKSLANLTFLTSLNLSFNKPDGPIPDRGIFSNITLQSLRGNDALWGPSRLGISPCQSHHKSPESLIKIILPVAGGVAILATCLCILIRTKIKKCKRTSVPSESNIINYRLISFHELVRATENFSEDNLLGSGNFGKVFKGQLDDESIVAVKVLSMQHEGASVSFDAECRALRMARHRNLVKILSTCSNFEFKALVLQYMPNGSLDSWLHSSNSPQGLGFLKRLEIMLDVAMAMEYLHHQHTEVVLHCDLKPSNVLLDADMTAHIADFGIAKLLLGDDNSIALTNMPGTIGYMAPAYGSTGKASRMSDVFSYGIMMLEVFTGKRPTGPLFGEELSLRQWVTEAFPTRLIDVVDNKVLSQGIKSDCHAGDESASREQSIILNTCLASVIELSLQCSSTMPDERTAMDKVVVKLNKVKVDYCLRLEGE